The genome window AGGTGCTTGAGGTGGGTGGCTAGAGAGGGATTCCAGTAccgagtactccgtagtgttgTATATTTGAGGGCATCTGTATGTGCCGTACGGCCTGAGGCAGATAGCCGCCACCAACGGCGCGCACCGCCTTGGATGAACTTTCTTTACCGCCTGGATAGCTTCGGTCATTGACTGATACGAGCTTCATTCCATCTCATCTACTCGGTACACTACAATTTTATTGCGCAGGTATTTTCGCTTGCAAATCATCATTTATTAATGACTGTGAATGCAATAGAGCGAATGTCTTCTACGGGAACGTGATACTTCACATCGACGCAGCCACGTCCTCAAAATCGACGATTCATCCCTCCCTTCTGGCACAGTCACCCCCCAGATCCACAAGATGACAGACGACAAGGAAACacctgcagaagaagaggtggTGGAATCCCTCATTCAGGGACGCGCGAGACGAAGTACAGCAGGGCGTCATCTATCCGCGCTTCTGAACGCTGAAGCAGACGACGAGCTCGCGCTACTGTTCGAGGAAGTagacgatgacaatgaattTTCAATTGAcgcagaggaagaagcagaagaggatgacatgGCTTTGGACTCATCttccgatgacgatgaagatcaaGGCCCAAACGCGCGCAGCGATGATTTGGAAGgtgagaaggagatcgaaaAGGAAGCCAAGGCCGACCGACAGAAACGCAGAGCACGCGAAGATCTACGCCTGAAGCTGGCccggaagaaggtcaagatcgATCCCTCCGCCGTCTCTGCCGTCTCCGCAGTACCTGCCCCTCGACCCAAGAAGAAATCAGAACGTATCTCGTGGCTTCCCACGGTTGAAGATGGGCCTACGCGGTCGTCCTCGCGTCGTCAGACGATGCAGAACAAGCAACTTACACATGCGCGACTCAAGGATAGTGAGGAGAAACGCATACGGCTCATTGCGACTATGGAGGAAGCTGCTAAGAGGAAAGCGCATCTGAAGCCGAAGGAGATGACGCAGGCGGACCGTCTAGCGGAAGCTGAACGGGTGGAGAGGTTGAATAGCAAGAGTCTGAGTCGGtgggaggagatggagaaaaggAAGGCCGAGGAGAGACGGGCAAAGATTGAGGCGCTGCAGAACCGTCGTCTGGAGGGACCCGTCATATCTTACTGGAGCGGCATCGCTACATGGGTCAATGGCCGTTTGACGCGTGTGGGCAAGGTTGACATTACACCCAAAccagagaaggaggagactACGcgcaagaagagcaagaagacggagaaggaagagaagagtaCTGCAGAGAAGCCTGCTCAAAATGCTCTTGCAGGGCCTGCTACTTCGCAGACCGCTTCTCTAGGATCTTCTACACCTCAAGAAACACCTGCTCAAGAAGATTCTGCGAAGGCCCCTCAGAAAACAGAGGAGACAAAGTCCGTTGCTCAGGAGCAAGACACAGACAAAGCCACTACGGCATCTGAGCCTACACAGGCTACCTCCGCCCCAGAAAATTCAACAATCCCAGAGGGCTCTGCAGCTTCAGCAGAATCTTCAAATCCCGCCCCACCAGTTGAATCAACGACAATACCCAGTGAGGCAAGCACAGAGAAGGTTCCTGATTCAGAGCTGCCAAAAATAAAAGCGGACTCGTCTAAAGAACCAGTTAAGGTCGAAAGTAAAACTACTGGTGAGGCCCAACAGGAAAACGAGACGGCTGCAGCCGGCTCAAAATCGCCGGGTGAAGAACCGAAGGATCCGACACAGACTGCAGCGCAAGTATCGGAAGAGAGACCCACGCCGAATGCCGACCAGTCGAAGCCGGAAGCGCCGCTGTCCGGAGTCCATCCGGATGGTGCTTCTAGAACAACGGATGCTGAAGCACCCACGAACGAGAAACCCTCGTCTGAATCTAAAGTGGCTCCTCCTGCTACTTCTCCGCCAGCTACCCAAATTCCTATCGCCGAGCCTACGCAGATAGGCCAGCAAGAGGAACCAAAAGTGTCGGCATCGACCGAGCAGAAGCAAGTAGCGCCGGAAATACATGCGGATCAGCCTGACTTCTCAAGTGACGGCGCACCACAACCCCAAATCCCTGCTCCACCTCCGGTGGTCGAGCAAACGGGACGATGTCTGACGATTCTCGAGAACTTTGATGAGGAGACTGCACAGAGCCGCGAGTTTAGTATTTATTTCAATTCCAAAAAGCCTCCTCGGCTGACCAGTACGTGCACTTTTTTCAGAGCCACTCCGTCTAGATGACCAAACTGACTTATTCTCCAGAAATCTCCTCATCACTCTGTGTTATCACATCTCTTCCTTCACGGTACCGGGACCCTGAGACGTCCCTCCCGTTTGCCAATGCATATGCGTATCGAGAAATCCGACGGACTGTTGCCCAAAAATCTGCCTGGAGCCCCATGCTAGGCTGCTATGTTGGTCCTGTCGGTGTTGCGGCGCGTGGAGTGCCAGCGCGATTCCTCAATCCTGACGCCCCAAGTGAGACACAACAGAgcgagaagaaagatggcaaagaaaacgaggaagaacctgcatctgctgcgtCTGGGAGACCAGAGGGTGAGATGAAGACCTCCGGAGGTGTTTCCAATCCGCCTGCGCCAGCTGCTCCTGGTACACCAACACCTGTGTCAGCGGGAGGCGTGGATCCAATGGACATTGATAAGCCATGATAAGGCACCCCACACCACTAGGGCCGTGCCCATTTGACTGGGATGTGCCCTTTTTTCTGTATGATAGGTCGTGTAGATAGATACCCAGATGAGTTTACTAAACCGCTGATGCTTCAGAGGGTAGACTTTGCTGTCCATATCTGCATACAGGATGCATTCGTTGGCCTGTTGTACATCCTCTACAGATTTCGAAGCCGATGCACCAGTTCAACCCCAGTAAGCTCCCACCAGCGACAGAATTACACCATTCCACCCTTACATGAGATACTCAAGATGGATTACCTCACCCATGCGTGAAGTTAACTCAAGTCCATCACCCCTTGCATCACAATGGAATatcacatcacatcacatcatTATGCCATTTATATCCTCACCAGGAAAAAGAATGACACCATTCCCTAATCCCCCTGTGAACTAGACAGTCCATGGT of Aspergillus fumigatus Af293 chromosome 2, whole genome shotgun sequence contains these proteins:
- a CDS encoding putative signal transducer gives rise to the protein MTDDKETPAEEEVVESLIQGRARRSTAGRHLSALLNAEADDELALLFEEVDDDNEFSIDAEEEAEEDDMALDSSSDDDEDQGPNARSDDLEGEKEIEKEAKADRQKRRAREDLRLKLARKKVKIDPSAVSAVSAVPAPRPKKKSERISWLPTVEDGPTRSSSRRQTMQNKQLTHARLKDSEEKRIRLIATMEEAAKRKAHLKPKEMTQADRLAEAERVERLNSKSLSRWEEMEKRKAEERRAKIEALQNRRLEGPVISYWSGIATWVNGRLTRVGKVDITPKPEKEETTRKKSKKTEKEEKSTAEKPAQNALAGPATSQTASLGSSTPQETPAQEDSAKAPQKTEETKSVAQEQDTDKATTASEPTQATSAPENSTIPEGSAASAESSNPAPPVESTTIPSEASTEKVPDSELPKIKADSSKEPVKVESKTTGEAQQENETAAAGSKSPGEEPKDPTQTAAQVSEERPTPNADQSKPEAPLSGVHPDGASRTTDAEAPTNEKPSSESKVAPPATSPPATQIPIAEPTQIGQQEEPKVSASTEQKQVAPEIHADQPDFSSDGAPQPQIPAPPPVVEQTGRCLTILENFDEETAQSREFSIYFNSKKPPRLTKISSSLCVITSLPSRYRDPETSLPFANAYAYREIRRTVAQKSAWSPMLGCYVGPVGVAARGVPARFLNPDAPSETQQSEKKDGKENEEEPASAASGRPEGEMKTSGGVSNPPAPAAPGTPTPVSAGGVDPMDIDKP